The genomic stretch tcaatGGAATAATTTGCCTTGTATTTGATCTTGTAAATCCATTTACATCCAATAGGAATTTTTCCAGGTGGTAGACCAACTAGAGTCCAAGTTTAGTTCTCGGCAAGAGCTTGTAATTCAACATCCACAACATGTTACCAACAGTCAAGCTTGCTTGTTAAAGGTTTTTGGTTCAATGTTTGaggaaatagaataaaaaatgctTGTATGATGGATAACAAAATATAAGGGATATGCAACATTATGAACATTAGAATGgaatgaaaaataattataaaggTAGAGTAACAATGATAATCTTCCAAATAACTTGGGGGATGAGGGTTTCGAGTAGATTGTTTTAAAGCCAAGGGAGATGTTTTAGCTTTAAATAATGGGGAAGAGTTATCAGGAAAAAAAGGATTAGTTGGAGCTTTGTGATTATTAGGTAAAGTATTTGTGTCAGGGTATTGCCTATTGGATAAAGAATGGTTTAGAGGACTAGTACAATCAAGATGAGGTGGTATGTGAGATGTACTAGGTGAGGCAGAAATATCTATGTTTACATCAAGGCTTTTATTATTGATGGGGACATGATTGATAAAAGAAGGGTCTTGAGCAAGCTAAGTTCTGCGAGACTGGTTTTCAGGACTAAAAGCAAGAGAAAAAGGCGAGTTGCCAGAGCTACTGCCATGGGGACAAGACTTATTAGTAGTACTGGAAGGATTATGGAGATCAGTAGGATCATCAAACACAAGAAAAATATAATGGAAATGAGCATATTTTTTAGGTTTGAATGGAAAATGACTTTCATAAAAGACAACATTCATAGATACAAAGATATTATGGTTTTGTAAATCATACAAGATATACCCTTTGATTTCATCCTTATATCCAAGAAATATTGATTTTCTAGCTCTATGATCAAACTCTGTCCTATGTGCATGAAATGTGGTGGAAAAACTCAAACAACATAAAAATTTCAAGTGGATTAAGGATGgtggttaaaaaaaataaaagttcatAAGGACAGTTTGATTGTAATAAAGGAGTGAGAAATCAATTGATGATATGTATGGTATGTTAAGCACAAAAGTTCCACATGTTTAAAGGAATATGTGAATGAAACATTAAATTCTAGCAACATTTAGGATATGTTGGTTTTTCCTCTCTACcaccccattttgttgggggTTTTTCAACACATGACCTTTGATGGACAACACCTTTGGAAAAAACAAAATTAGATAGGGCAGCAAATTTTATACCATTATCTTATCTTAAACATTTGAGGGTGGTGTGAAATTGACCTTCAAGATAAGCTACAAATTAAATTATACTAATTTTAGTTTGATCATTTGTTTAAGGGAATATAACCCTAGTATATCTAGTATTATCATCAACAAATGTTAAGAAATATCGGTGTCCTATAATAGAAATGTGAGAGAAAGGTCCCCATAAGTCAACATGTAAAATCTCAAAGAATGTAGAAGAAAGAGTAATGGTATGCGCAAAAAGCAATTTTCTTTGTTTACCGAAatggcaagaatcacaaggaacATCATTATTCTTACAAGGAATGAAAGTAAACAATTTTGAAATAGTTTTCAGTCCTATATCATAAATGTGACCTAGCCTTAAATGCCACAAATTATGTGAATGATTAACAGTGGAATTGTAAATTGAAGAGTGACTTGTAGAATCAATAACATGTATCGCTCTTTTCAAATTAGATATACCAACCATTTCTTTTGAATGGTTATGCAGGATTTGACAAGTATTAGCATTGAAATGCACATAACAATCATTACTACTAACAAGTTTTGCAAAGGAAATCAAATTAACATGAAGCCTAGGGATATAAAGCACATTATGGAAGGTTAAAGAAGGAGAAATAACCATACTACCCAACATGGAAGCAATGATTTGAGAACCATCAAGTCCCAGATCAAGAACAAGTTCAAGATCTAAATAAGGAAATTTTTGTGGATCATCAAGATCTTTCTAAGGAATGAAGGACGACCAAGGACCATCCTATTCAAAACTTCATTAAAGATATTTTCAAGGGAGTTACCACTCAATACTCACTTAACAAGGTAGGTAACTTTGTGGCTTTTGTTTCATAACTTCAGTCTAAGGGAATTGACGAGGCTATCATTGATGAACATTAGTctcttgctatgcaagaagagtcaAATCAATTTGAACAAAATAATGTTTGAGAACTTATTCCCAAAGCCTCGTCTAATCAAGTGATTTGCACCCAATGGTTCTTTCGCAAAGCTTGACAAAGATAGAAATTTTttaagaaacaaagctagatttgTTGTGAATGCATACAATTAATAGGAATAcattgattttgatgaaatttataCTCTTGTAGCTTAATTGGAATCCATAAGGATGTTATTAGCTTTTCTAGAATCATAAATTTTAAACTCTTCCAAATGAATGTAAAGAGCATGTTCTTGAACGGTCACATCCTAATAAACTTCACAATAACATGGGTTATTCCTTCAAATAATATAACCACTTCTAAAATGACTTCATGTGCTTAACACAAAACCCTTGAGCTTATTGGACAACATCACACTCCTTTTGGATATAGAAATTTTGTTCTGTCATCCCATCCTAATTATACCTGACACCCCCTTGTAGTTGTGCTTTTACCATAATATCCTTTATgaatttttaagtttttaaaaaagtATTGTGCGTTTCTTAGATTTATGTGTCATGCATCGAATTTTTGGGTATTTTATGAGTTTTTACCAAATTTTCATGAGTTTTTATCGGACTTTTAAGAAATTTATGAGTTTCTAACAGATTTAAAAAAACGATGTAAAACTTGGATTTTACacctgttttttttaaaaaatgtaaaatcttttttttctttcaaaaatctaTGATTTTATATcagattttttatgaaaaactagtGTAAAATCATACTTTTTATACCAGATATTTTAAATATCTAGTATAAAATcatagattttttaaaaatatttatgattttatatctaatttttcaaatatatcaaAAAACTATAAAACCTATAGGATTTATCAAAAAACATGATAGTGTTAACTTCGTAATTatcgaattttttaaaaattcaaaaaattacaaaaaatattagATTTATCAAAAAATTTGATAATGTTAATTCCTTCTTTTTAGACTAGCCATGTATGAACTACCGGACTTTGAAAAGTTGGATAAAAACATACCTATTTTTTAAAAGTTTGATAATAActcatatcaaaattttaaaaatacggTAAAAATGCAAAACACTAtcgaattttttaattatttttacttctTTTAAGAGTGTTTTTTtaccaaatataattttttacgaGGGATATAATAAAAAGAGCATTTTGATCGATAAGAAAATTGGAAGAACTAGGAAATGGCAAGACAAAATTTCTTGCATTTATTATGACTAATTTTAAGCCATCTTTTTTCTGGCCCATAACACAATACTAAGAGAATTGCTAATCCTACTataaatgatggaaaatcatcttaTAAAAATTCGAAAGTTtttctttgatttcaaaaatgtaTCTCTGGACGCACCTTTTACACACCAAAACACGTCCAAAGTGAACCGCACCCTTTTTTTTTTCTAGATTTAGTTCTGAAATGCATATCTGGATTCACTACATGTGCACCTCATAGATTCATAACTGAGACACACACAGTTTGAGATAAATTGATCCGAAGATGCATCTACAGATTAATCTCATAACTGAGACACACACATTTTCAGATAAATTGATCCGGAGATACATCTATGGATTAACCTCAATCAGAATACAAAAATGTATTTTCTTTAATCACATCAAAACACACCCAAGCTAAGTTTCACtccaatttttttctaaaatttatctCTGGATCCACCATATCACTGATCTACTTCTCTTTGCTTGTAATGTTGTCTTCCTAGAGCAAAATAACAAGTGAAATTTCAACCACTCTATAAATGGTAGTTTATGATCACACATTTTTTCTTCCAAATTGTAATACACCTTTGAATTGGCTAGAGTTTACAAATATTTCTAATAGTTGACAATTAAATTGGAGGGAATTTTTCCCCTATTTTTAACAAATTAGTTCAAATTTTATACAATAATTATGACAAGATATTATGGCTCTGTTTGGTATAAGCTCgtattttcgagcttatagcttatgtcttatgtcttataagctcatatgataatttagactcgtttggtaacggtctttttatcacgagcttatagcttattttactaacttatagcttattttccagacgctattttaaatagcgttttagcttatgtcttatagcttattgttttttcttccttttttatccttattattttaattaatatccatttttaacccttataatttattttaatttaaaataaattaattatacattaaatatcttttatgtcattttacatttataagttaattgaaccgctagttttaccaaacacttcaattagcttataagctatcagtctcaaacatccgctataagctatcagccatcagtcatcagccatcagtcataagctataagttatcagctagcttatcagtcaaccgctatttttaccaaacagaccctatattgtttttttattaaaggtaaaatatattttatctcaaAATACAATgtaactttagttttaatttttatattttaagaattttttttattaaatctaatAGTTCTCTCAGCACCGTCTTGCCAACACATATATGGAaccattatatatttatttatttctcgaTATATCATACAAGTATAATTGTATTTTTGTATttcatgaaataaaataaaataaaataaaatgttactcATTTTTATAACTATTGATTTCAAAATATAGGTGACAGTGGTGAGTGGTGACACTTAGTTAAAAAGTTGAAGTTATAAATGCAAACTTTACATCTTGCTTAGCTTACTTACTTCTCCAGCATTAAAATCTTTCCTTTTTTACACCTAAATCTCTTATTCTGTCTCACCAACAACAACACAATACTAGTTATACTTTCCAACAACCAACTGTTTTTAAAAATGTTGTTCCATGTCTTAAATATCATTATTCAACACAAATATGTGGTTCATCACAGCACACATTATTGGCATATCCTTTAATTTATCACCCACCATTTTTGGTATCATCACTATTTATTAATACATACAAGCACTTTTTCCTTTTACAAGAAACCCATATCATTCAGATAGTACATTTGTTTACTATTGATTGGAAGAAATGGAGGTTCAGAGTAGGAAGGAGGTGAAGGGAAGTGGGGTGGCAAAGTCTTCACTAGAAGGAAAGTGTAATTTGCTTCTAAGGCTTTGTGCTTTGGTTCTAACACTTGTGGCTGCTGTAGTTATTGTTGCAGATAAACAGACCAAAGTGGTTCCAATTAGCATTTCAGATTCTTTGCCACCTTTGGATATTCCTGTTACTGCTAAGTGGCATTACATGTCTGCCTATgtgtaagttttttttattacattatttttcttttttcttatttttagaaATTGTCTCTATAGTTTATGTTTATTATTGTTCTGGTCTTTtagaataattgttttttttctttaacttgaataaaaataagtatttagtttgtgagaaaattaaaaattataattactaaaagtttattttaaatatttgaactaATAGGCTATAAAatgtaaattataaatttaaaaaacaactTTATCAAATAGAATTTATTGTGATGTAATGATTTATaactttatcattaaaaaaaatcaattttaattcatttaagtattttattttattttatttttaaaattaattaaaattaaatgcatttaatttaatttgctttttttttaaaacaacaatgaattgaaattatttttacatctttttataaaaaatatttaaataaatatataaaagtttGAATTTTCTTAATAAGTATGAAATATTGAATTTTGTTTATAAAtcgttatgaagataatataTAATACCgatattttcaaataaatatgTGTTTGGTGTTCAACACGTATCAATGTCCATATGATTTTAGGTGTTGTAAGAGACgtcttgaatttttttaaattatgaagaTTAGTTATAATTTTACTATGACAAAATCAATAAATGTACTGTTTTACCGTaatttaaacataataaaaatattttatgagattctatttaatttaattgttgaaATTGTACGTGCTTCATTTGTGCATTTATGTATACtctaaaataaaatagtaaaaagtaAGTTAGGACTGTTATAGGCATGGTGCATTCAAATCGTTGTAAACCAAATCATAGCCGCCCCTATAGATACTATATCCTTTCAATGCATTTATATTCATAGTTGccataaattttttatttgtggAGCTGAAGGGCTACAAATCCCCACAAAATCCAATCGATACATCCTACCATTATACAAAAAGAtcttgacttttcttttctttctttttttttagcaGTTTTAAATTTAGTTACATAAAAAATActcatatattaaaataatatattaaaaaataaacatatgcGACTGACACATCAACATTTTTTTTCATGTATTAGGTATTATGTGGTGGCAAATATTATAGCATGTGCATATGCAACCTTATCTTTCATTATTGCTCTTGCAAATGGACACAAAAGTAAATTGCTGGTGACATTGATCACTCTACTTGATGCAACAATGGTAGCTTTACTCTTCTCTGGCAATGGTGCTGCATTGGCTATTGGTGTTCTTGCCAAGCATGGAAACTCACATGTGTTATGGAACAAAGTGTGCAATGTTTTTGACAAGTTTTGTAACCAAGTTGCTGCTTCATGTTTGATTTCACTTCTTGGGTCATTAGTATTCCTCTTGCTTGTCATGCTTCATGGTTTGAGAAGAACCTAAGATGCATGATTTGGAGAGGTTATTTGGTCAATGATTTTTATGTGATTAACTGTTCGGTGTACACAActtttttttatcatgtcttatgTGTGGCATAATAATGTTGAGATATTTTTCATTGTAACATTTGTTAAAAACTTATTGATTAAATTTGTGATGGGTTGAGTTTGCTACATATGAATGCATGTTGTTTGTACTTTTTGTTTCCACTTCACGTGGTACCTATTTCTGAATTGCTCGGACATATTGGAATGGATATGTTGGACATATGCTCCTTGTGTCCTATGTGTTCTTCATGAAAGGTGCAAAATAATTCGGCATCTTAGTATGTGGTAGAAACATTCAATATAATAGACACACTTAAGTgaatgaatctttggatttgTTCAATAGAACAATAATGAAATGGATGAGAAAAGAAGATTTATTTtatatctatctatctattaTAGTATATTAAAACTCAACCTCACACTATTTTATTCACAACACATTCTCTTACTCGCCacaatattttctaaaaatttgaTGCGACACTCTTCCAAACACAACATTCCCaaacttcttttatttatttaagaaaaatgtttcatttggatttttttttaattaaaaacacttctattttcatatttcacaatttttcccttttttattattttaactaaaaatcATATATACTGatcaatttatttttgttattacttctccattccatatataatgttatatacctttttattattttaactaaaaatcATATATGCTCatcaatttatttttgttattacttctccattccatatataatgttATATACTTGTATAAATTGTACATCTGCAATACATCGAAACATATATTATTATAAGTTACATACATGTACCAGTTATATATCCACCATACATCAAAACTTAAATTATTAAACTTTCATTCTATTTTCTATTGCGCACattaatttcttataaaaaaattaaattaattaatttttaaataatttgttaaaaattATGAGAGTCAATTCAAtacttataaaaattaaattaatcaattttcaaataatttgataaaatattatgAGAATTAATTTAAttcctataaaaataaaaataaaatttttgtctCTTAATAAAAATGATAACATTGTCACTATTTAAATCACtaaaaaaaagagataattaatttCGTATCaacaattataaaatataatttattttatttttcttatacttATCATTACTTTCATTTTTTTCGTATCTATATTTTTTTTCGTCTCTATCAATAATTCTCAAAAAATatgtattatataatattttactccataaaaaattatgcataaaatagtttaaaaaaaatcGTTCACATGTATCAGTTTTAAAACCataataattagaaaaaaaactatattaCAATGTTTAAAATAAAGTGGTCAAACAATACTTTTAAATAgacaaacaaatattttaatactcTTTTTAAATATAATTCTTAATTATAAATGcgattatatattataaaatttaacttcaaatattaaatgttaaaaaaattatcaaacaaaactttcaaatttAACTTAGAATTTTCAAATAGACAAACAAAATATTCGAATTGTttctaatataatattttgaatcaaaatattataaaACTAAACCATAAATTTTCAGCTATAGTTTATAATCTATTATATAACAATGTGCTATAATGTATTGTTAAACTCTAAGTTATAACTAAAATTAAAGGGATAATTCAATTGaattaaatcaattagaaatattgtaaattaatgataaattaaaatctaaattttataatattacttAAAAAGCGGCCTCATATATGGCGGGTCAGTAGTTTTCAAATAGTTCTTAAAGTAGTTAAAAGTATAATAAGGAAATATTGTAAGTAACTATTGTTTTTAGACTCTTGAATAATAAGGATGATTCTTGTTAAGGCTCTTATTAAGCAATAGTTTAGTGGACAAGTCATTGTAATTCCACCCTTGTTGAAATGTACcacatattaaaatatattaagtgTAACTAAATTTCAAAGTAATTCAATGAAAaaatttggaaatttctttacccacctctggcgaaattactaaaataccctttatttcggaaatacatttccaaaaacgtacttttattggaaaaaaaggtgttttcggaaatgcacttccgaaaacacgaaaaaaaggtgttttcggagatgcatttccgaaaacacccctttttgagttttcggagatgcatttccgaaaacactcctttttgggagagggaggtgttttcggagatgcatatccgaaatattccaagaccaaattggtcttggaatgtttcggatatacacttccgaaataattcaataattattaaaaaattaaaatcaaggtgaatcaatacaattaataggtataaaataaaAGTGAATCAATAATTTTCTCaagattcttacttaaaataattttctcctatttttagtaataaataacTTCCTCTCTAATAAATCATAATTCCCTATTCTCATacataaaatagatttttcacatttttgtataactatctaattatacttcatataaaaaaaatcataatgctaaatatttttgaatttttttttaattttatttaaatttaatcatattgaattcacttaatataaataataaagttgtttcatttttaaatataatatatataaattcacAAAGTGTCTATAAAAAATGtacaaaaactaaataataattagcataataattttattgtgaaaaaaaatatataattgtattttaaataattgtgaaatttgtttcaaataatgaatacacgtttttttaattaaaaaatcacatttttttcttaataaataataaaaataatgtattataattaataataataataataatcacgtaatttatattaatttttcttaaaaatacgtgatttttaatatttatttgtaggaaatgttattttttattaaataatgatttatctcaattttaaacaaatgacAGTTTTGATAATTAAGAAAAACTATATTCtacaaacttattttaatttttaattttcaaattataaattttttaatattaataaataataaacgttatattgaaattaaaaaaaatctgaccttcaatcaaattttgttatttttatttaaataaacttatattatatatactttatatacactataaaaattgttatatttttaaatagtgcgttaaaatataaaaactatataaacagtaaatataaaaacaaacaaggattaatgattaatccaaaaatattatataaagtgaacaatgaaattgataatattttgtaatcatttttaaacattttaaaaaatattatatatattttttatttttacatatttgtgtgcttattattcattatttatgcacattttgagcattattttttattctatttaaaattgaaacaattttattatttactttaattaattgaatatgatttttttaaagaaaataaaaacgtgagttttgttttaaaataagaatatgttattttttttataaagattaacaattattataaatatataaataaaaaattataacttattttgtaagtgaaattattttaattattttaattaaaattattttaaattttaaaatttgaattaggatagaaatatataataactattattcataactcataaattatatcaaaatatataattattattatttattactcataaattatatcaaatttatgatatgtgaattaattaatatcctaaaattaatttttgggattttttaagattttttttgttgtttcggagatgcatctccgaattagtcaaaattccaatttttgggattttttcggaaatgcacttccgaagtctggaaaaattttgaaaaaaaaaattatttcggaaatgcatttccgaagcggggtaaaatgggtttttcgctgggggtgacccccatagggaggtgggtaaagaaattttctaaaattttcaattttacttTCTCCTTCTCCATTGAACTCTCACTCTCTCTTCATTTTTATCATACTCATTTAAAACTTTATGATGGTGTCACAGCTTTGTTACACATCgattccttttttctttctttttctttttcaatatacATCATGGTGCAAACAATGTCATCAACAACGCCACTAATgcttgttgaagcggtaaagcgacaagcaacaaaaaatttataaatatttatctgGAAAATTATTGTCTCCActgggactagtgcattgaattGTCGTTCAACAAtttccaaagttatgagtttgggttGAATTGTTTAAAGCATATAAACAAAAAAGTAAATATCAatacaaaaagaattcattcttcaaagAGAAGAGACTTAGAAGACATTGCATATAATTTACTTCTTACAAATTTAAACTTATCgatcagttatactcaacctacaatactcgtcaataTCATTAACCATCGCttacaccctaagtcatttctaacccaaaatggagagaactactatatcatttcggcgacgatctctcagccaacctcaacaacacaacaGACATTCATATCATTTGTACCGAtaatctctcaaccgacacaactaacacggaagcattaagcttcgacacccataaagattgttagctctaaatctatctctagaatcaaGAAACTaatagataatcatcctagataaggattcgagcagtatatgtctataacaacccaaaccccgagcacaaagcaaaaatctaagacaacaatcaacacagatttgtaaagcaaattaaatataacgccatgggcgacaagTATACAtaagttcaaagtaaatacatatataaaaccCAACTAAGATAgaatacacaaagaggaagaaAAATGAACCAAAAATATCTCGATTTGTCAGCTCCGATCGATGATCAATCCATCCCAGATCATCCATATGCAAGCTCTATAGTTGTTTTCAAAGCTAATCTAACTAAAAATGtgggtttgatgaattgggaCCAAAAATATCCAACTCATAACCTAAAAAGTATGTTTTGACACCTTTTAACGTATTTTTGTCCTGCTAGATTCGCCGGGCAAGTCTGGATTCTCCGGGTGAACTACACCAGTAGCAACAGCAGAAAATGCTGCAttatttcggccataacttgagaactgtAATTCCGATTTGCGTCtagttggaaagcttattcaatttcctatataaaaataactaaatatCCACAAAATTGATGACTTTTCTCATTTTTttagccttattctttgatgaattgctcaaaatcgcgcgtttgaagcggtgtcttcgacactttattgctcatgctccaaatacgcgtCAATACCTACAAAACggatagaaaactatcaaacattacataaatgaatcaaaaacttgattaaacacaaagtatacgtatttatgtaatatacactaaaacaCGTATAAATTGAGGAAAATGAGAGgataagtgccgcaaaactatatacaaaaataactacaatttggcacttatcaatgctgcACCACCGGTGGCTCTGGTTCAAGATCCATTTCAGCAGCCTAAAAATGTTTACTATGCACATCATTCGAATGGTCCCTCATCAGTTTCTGTTACCCTAGTTCTCATATTTTCCAATTATCATGCATGGGAAAGATCCATGAGACGTGCACTTGGCAGCAAaaacaaatttgattttattgACGGAAAGATACAGTTCCATTTGGGTTTGATCCAAGCTTCAAAACTTGGAATTGTTGCAATACCTTAGTTTCTTCGTGGATTATGAACTCAATTGAAGAGTTTATCGCTCAAAGCATCGTTTTCCTTGAAAATGCAGTCGATGTGTGGAACGGGCTCAAAGAAGGCTACTCGCAAGGTGTCTATATTTGCATCTTTGAATTAAAATGTGAAATTTTCAATTTTGAAGTAAGATTCCCGTTCAG from Vicia villosa cultivar HV-30 ecotype Madison, WI linkage group LG4, Vvil1.0, whole genome shotgun sequence encodes the following:
- the LOC131599959 gene encoding CASP-like protein 1E2 → MEVQSRKEVKGSGVAKSSLEGKCNLLLRLCALVLTLVAAVVIVADKQTKVVPISISDSLPPLDIPVTAKWHYMSAYVYYVVANIIACAYATLSFIIALANGHKSKLLVTLITLLDATMVALLFSGNGAALAIGVLAKHGNSHVLWNKVCNVFDKFCNQVAASCLISLLGSLVFLLLVMLHGLRRT